One genomic window of Niveibacterium sp. SC-1 includes the following:
- a CDS encoding serine hydrolase domain-containing protein — protein sequence MSTAFNKEGLARMRRTLAGHVEGGNVPGMVSLVSHRGETHVDAFGTLAAGGEAPMQRDTIFRIASLTKPITAVAAMILIEECRMRLDDAIDPWLPELAGRRVLKAIDAELDDTVPAQRPITVRDVLTYRMGFGSVMAPPDTYPIQRAIREHRIGGDGPPKPKSAHALDEWLRRLGSLPLMAQPGERWLYNASGDVLGALVARVSGRPLGDFLRERLFEPLRMRDTGFHVPADKLHRLPLCYFRKPGEDALTVFDDAPDSDWNAPPPFESGAGGLVSTVDDCFAFQQMMLSGGRLGSVRILSPASVALMTTDQLDAGNRVGADIFLGDYAGWGLGVAVDIRSREIFQTPGRFGWTGGLGTTAYTDPARQMIGILFTQRMMDSPEPPRFFSDFWTLAYAAME from the coding sequence GTGAGCACCGCCTTCAACAAGGAAGGCCTGGCGCGGATGCGCCGCACGCTCGCCGGACATGTGGAGGGCGGGAACGTCCCGGGCATGGTGTCGCTGGTGAGCCATCGCGGCGAAACGCATGTGGACGCGTTCGGCACGCTCGCTGCAGGCGGCGAAGCACCGATGCAGCGCGACACGATCTTCCGCATCGCCTCGCTCACCAAGCCGATCACCGCCGTAGCCGCGATGATCCTGATCGAGGAATGCCGCATGCGGCTGGACGACGCGATCGACCCCTGGCTGCCGGAGCTCGCGGGACGTCGCGTGCTCAAAGCCATCGATGCCGAACTGGACGACACAGTGCCGGCGCAGCGACCGATCACCGTGCGTGACGTGCTCACCTACCGCATGGGTTTCGGCAGCGTGATGGCGCCGCCCGACACTTACCCGATCCAGCGCGCGATCCGCGAACACCGCATCGGCGGCGACGGACCACCCAAGCCCAAGAGCGCCCATGCGCTGGATGAATGGCTGCGCCGCCTGGGCTCGCTACCGCTGATGGCACAACCGGGCGAACGCTGGCTGTACAACGCGAGCGGCGACGTGCTCGGCGCACTGGTGGCGCGCGTCTCCGGCCGCCCGCTCGGCGACTTCCTGCGCGAACGCCTGTTCGAGCCACTGCGAATGCGGGACACCGGCTTCCACGTACCGGCCGACAAACTACATCGGCTGCCGCTCTGCTACTTCCGCAAACCCGGAGAAGACGCGCTCACGGTTTTCGACGACGCACCCGACAGCGACTGGAACGCGCCCCCGCCCTTCGAGTCGGGCGCGGGCGGCCTCGTCTCCACTGTCGACGACTGCTTCGCCTTCCAGCAGATGATGCTCAGCGGCGGCCGGCTGGGCAGCGTACGCATCCTCTCGCCCGCCTCGGTCGCGCTGATGACGACCGACCAGCTCGATGCCGGAAACCGCGTCGGGGCCGACATCTTTCTTGGCGACTACGCGGGATGGGGCCTGGGCGTCGCCGTGGACATCCGCAGCCGCGAGATTTTCCAGACGCCAGGCCGCTTCGGCTGGACCGGCGGCCTCGGCACCACCGCCTACACCGACCCGGCCCGCCAGATGATCGGCATCCTGTTCACCCAGCGGATGATGGATTCACCCGAGCCGCCCCGGTTCTTCAGCGACTTCTGGACCCTGGCCTACGCGGCCATGGAGTGA
- a CDS encoding SRPBCC family protein, whose product MNQETTTQLHELSLVRVIDATPDKLFRAWTEPELIKQWFTPKPWTVTVAQTDLRVGGASLIVMRGPDGQEFPNRGVYLEVEKNRRLVFTDAYTEAWLPSAKPFMTGVISFDEEPGSKTRYTARVLHWNAEDCKAHEAMGFHEGWGKATDQLEELVARL is encoded by the coding sequence ATGAATCAGGAAACCACCACCCAGCTCCACGAACTGTCGCTGGTCCGCGTGATCGACGCGACGCCCGACAAGCTCTTCCGCGCATGGACCGAGCCTGAGCTGATCAAGCAGTGGTTCACGCCCAAGCCCTGGACGGTGACGGTTGCCCAAACCGACCTGCGCGTGGGGGGTGCCAGCCTCATCGTGATGCGCGGACCGGACGGGCAGGAGTTTCCGAATCGCGGCGTGTATCTGGAGGTGGAGAAGAACCGCCGCCTCGTATTCACGGATGCCTATACCGAAGCCTGGCTGCCCTCGGCCAAGCCCTTCATGACCGGCGTGATCAGTTTCGACGAGGAGCCCGGCAGCAAGACGCGCTACACCGCGCGCGTCCTCCACTGGAACGCGGAGGACTGCAAGGCGCATGAGGCGATGGGTTTCCATGAAGGCTGGGGCAAGGCCACGGACCAGCTGGAAGAGCTTGTTGCGCGGCTTTGA
- a CDS encoding DUF6624 domain-containing protein, with protein sequence MLSEIRDALLAMQDRDRSVSAQLAADGTLFGGYAPRMEAVHRENATALRRLIELYGWPHEGLVGKDGAEAAWLVAQHAIGEPAFMRRCRDLLAQEAVADRIPQWQHAYLDDRIRVFEGKSQRFGTQFELTPQGAVLCVTEAPESLDERRKQIGLGPVSDRLRALAHEPRPSEQEYASRKAAEAAWRVSVGWTDGGAA encoded by the coding sequence ATGCTTAGCGAGATTCGCGATGCGCTGCTGGCCATGCAGGACCGCGACCGCTCCGTGAGTGCGCAGCTCGCTGCCGATGGAACGCTCTTTGGCGGCTACGCCCCGCGCATGGAGGCGGTTCATCGTGAAAACGCGACGGCCTTGAGGCGCCTGATCGAGCTCTACGGTTGGCCGCACGAGGGCTTGGTTGGCAAGGACGGCGCCGAAGCTGCATGGCTCGTAGCACAGCACGCGATCGGCGAACCGGCGTTCATGCGGCGGTGCCGGGATCTGCTGGCCCAGGAGGCCGTTGCGGACAGGATTCCGCAGTGGCAGCACGCCTACCTCGACGACCGCATCCGGGTATTCGAAGGCAAGTCGCAGCGCTTTGGCACGCAGTTCGAACTGACCCCGCAAGGCGCTGTCCTCTGCGTGACGGAAGCGCCCGAAAGCCTGGACGAGCGACGCAAACAGATCGGCCTTGGACCGGTCAGCGACCGCCTGCGCGCCCTGGCACATGAGCCGCGACCCTCTGAGCAGGAGTACGCCTCTCGCAAGGCCGCCGAGGCCGCGTGGCGAGTCAGCGTCGGCTGGACGGATGGGGGCGCTGCCTGA